The region GCTCAAAACATGTGCACGCTGTCACTGCACAAGAAAATGATTTGAATTAAGACAAATATGCATATTTCAATCCTTTATGACTACTTTCACAGGGGAATCGTATGAACAGTCATCGGGTCAGAGATGGGCATTCAGAACATAGAACTctcactgtaatgtaaatgtaaagggacagggggagggagggagggggggggcagacctcctgctgcagcaggtTCCACTCGCACTCGCTGACCAGCCTGTACCCGGAGGGGGGCAGGTAGGCCGAGTCGGGGGCCTGGGAGATgctggagagcagggaggccGTCTCCTCCTGCTCGGGGGTCATGGCCTTGATGGCCTTCTCCTGGTCCTTGGTGAGCAGGAAGTGGCCCGTGGAGAGCGGGATGGAGCTGACGGACGCCGAGTCCAGGCTCTCCGCGCCCCCGCAGTCCGCGCCCACCAGCGGCCCGAAGTCCGACTCGTCCAGGTTGCTGGCCGACTTGGCCTTGTGGTTGTAGCCCAGGCCGCGGGGCTGCTGCAGGCCCCCCGAGGAGCCCAGGCTGTCTGTGGACTGCACCCTGCGCAGCCCGTCCTTGTAGAGGTCCGCGCCCTCCGGGCCGCCCGTCGGGTCCGCGTCCAGGGAGTGCAGGGAGCTGTGCATGCTGTGGTTCGTGTGGGCCTGAGGGAAGGGCAAAAACAGGGGGCTTCAGCTGACTTTTTTTACACCATTACAGGGCCTCTGTGGGCGCTCTGTGTTCCTGTAGAACTTCCGATTTGCGCCCTCACACCAGCATCACACTGCTGCTACTCTACTGTGAGCTCTACAACCGCaatgcaaaaatacacacaggaaATCATTGTGATGTGTTCTAATCCAATGACTCGCTGTAGGGTGGAGTAGGCCGTAGCTTTACCTCATCGGTAGACAGGCCCAGGAGCGAGTCTTCTGCAGGCTCcgcctgctctgtgctgtcttCCTCTTTCAGCTCTTTGGCCTGGCTGATTCGCTGTTTCTCATCATCCTCCTACGGTTAAAGAGAACACGCGCTACTGACAGAGCTCTGAGCGCGGCGACCGTAATCAATCACTCGCAAATGACTGAACTCCAGAGCTGTTGAGGGGGCAGTTTGATGAAGTCCCATTTGTCAAATTTAAACCTCCCTCGCATCCTGGCACAATGCCACTTACTCAGTCTGAAAAGTACATGACATGCAACTTAATcacattttagaaataaatttGCATAAACAGAAACGTAATAAAAGTGATTTCTACCCATTACCCTCAGGAGGCGGTCAATTAAGGTCCATAAATTTCAACAAACATTACATCTGGGAAACAAACAAAGACACGGTTTATGGGTGTTCGGAACACAGCTccccatttttaatttcctgacACCCGATTCACTAGTTGTTTACATGGAGCAGCTTTAGCCAATATCCCCAGCGTAATCTGGAAGAACGCTGACGAGCTGCTGGCGTGGAGGACGGACCCACTGGGAAGCACAGCGTCGGAATGCGAGGGCATCGCCACGGAGACGAGGCGGGTGCGTGAAAGGCGGAGCCGTACCTGGTCCCtcttcttcacctcctccacctgACGGAGCTGCTCGGAGGACAGCACGCTCTCGATCCTCTGCATGTCCCTCATGAGCAGCCGCTGGGACTCCAGGAACTGGTCGTTGGCCCTCTGCCAGGTGTGCTTGAGCTGGTTGTGCTGCTgcctctccagctccagcaggtgGCACACTGAGGGAGAGGGCAAGCCCCCGAAAATTCACACCAGAGCCTACTGAAGACGGCCCCACGGCCACACCTGAGTAACGTTTTCCACCGCAGCGGAACGGCACATTTCGAAACGCACGTTTTCATTACGACTGACGGAGGTAGTAAATTCGCCTCGGGCAGTTTCCCTCACGCTCGGCATTCTGAGTGACGCTCAGCTGCTCAGATATTATCCCGCTTACACAACGGCTCGCCGACTGCAATCAAAACATGCGcttcaaaatatacatttgcatAATTCTGTTCATATTAGATGGAGAAATATCCTCCATTTTAATGCGTTTCTTCCTGTTCTACATACCGtaagataaattaataaatgccaAGTTCCAACACATACCGTTGTACATGCATAGACTTtacgataaaataaaaagatcgAGAAGGCACGTATGGATGAGTTGATCGATCCATTACTTGTACCTATCCTTAACAAAAACGAAGCCGTTCTTTACGAAAGACCCCATCAAAGTCAAGTCACCTTCGTGTAGTTCTTTCCGCAGTTTCTCCGCGTCCTCCTGAAGAACGGACTTCTGGGTATTAAGGACGGCCACGTACATTTCCAGGTCAGTGCGGCATGATTTTTCTGCCTCCAGGACGTGATTGAGCTCCTTCacctggaaaacaaacacatcgCATTAAGCATTAACAAGCCTGCACAATCACGAGGCTTTAAAATcagcaatgtgaaaaaaaacatctctgaaTAGCTGTGGCCTACGGACTTGTATCATGGACGCAAGTGGACCCGCAGCTCGTGAATACCAAACGCGCGAGTGCCACATTTCGTTAGCAAAAAACGCCCACCTTGGAGGCCTCCAGTTCTTTCACCCGGTCTTCGGCCACGGTCAGCTTGCTTTTCAGCGCGGCGATTTCATGCTCCATTGGCATCACCACCGACCGGAGCTTCTCAGCATCCTCCTGAGCCTGAGGGGGAACGATCGCAATCACAACCTCATCTCTATATGCTTAACAGTGCCCAAAGTGGAGTCTAAGCATGACCTCAGCCAAGAGAGTGATGGGGGGGGCAACAGAACTCCAAACaccattaattaaatataaacatacacaaacactgatTCTTCATGTAAATATAATCATCCACATTTTCTTTCACTTGGTGAATTTGCTGAATTACTGATGAGACAATTATGTCATTGTGAGCTATGCAGCGCTGTAACTGGCGACATGTTGTCTTGtacactgtatatttttatgaggCCCACCATCCgcatatttataaattatacgCTGATACTCATTGCTTCCTGAGCAAtggttatataaaaaaaaaaattaaaaaaaactttttccccaaaacaagGGGAAGTGTGTCTGGTGACAAAGCGCTGTGGGGGCCAGAGGCAGAGCCTGATTCCCTCTCACTTCCCTAAGCCTGATGAGAAGCGCTCGTAATCCGGGAAAGGAAACTGCCGGCCGACGCGCCGAGCGAACCCCGCCCGGAAACTCCCGGCggggggttttctttttccccgCACCTTCTTCATATCATTCTCCAggttctcctcctcctggcccTCGGAGAGGCGACGCCTCAGCTCCGCCATCTCCCGCTCCACGGCCTCGCGGTACTGCGCCCACTGCGcccgctcctgctccagccGCTGGTGGAACTGCACCTCGTACTCCCGCACGGTgtctgaggggagagggggggccgagaggcggcggggggggaggggggggggtacagtcaCGCGTTCCACACAGCCACCAGACACGCCCATGCTCCTCCCAGCCTCTCCACTTCTTAACTCCAGGAGGTGTCTGCTGGTAAGAGTTTCCAAAGCAGTATTACCATACAGAATTTTCAGAGAATGCTCTAACGTCCTTGGTCACGCCCCCTGAATGAGGTTTCAGAAGATGCGTGAAATTGGAATGTCTCAGTTTTGGCTTCAGGAGTAAGGAGACAAAAGTCTCTATAAAAAAATACGGAGCTGGAGATTCTTTCATGGATGAACGATTCTGTTTcgtgaattaaaatgaaagcagacTAAGGCACGGAATCCAAAGATTGGGGGAGAGACACTGCTGGAGCTGAGGTTGGCTTATTCTCAAATCAGTACAGGCAGACTTATTATTTCCGTGTTTTATGTTGCAAACATGGCAATTGTCTTATTTTACAGCCTACCCAATGGCCTTGCCTACTGTGGTGACATGGACGAGAGCCAGGCTGTaacaagtgggggggggggggttgagctTTACCTTTCATGATGGCCTGTAGCGAGGCCACCTCCTCCTGCCACTGCCTCTTCACCTGGTCAATGGCCTCCTGTTTGGTGCTCTCGGAAACCGTGGCCACCGCCTTGATGTTCTCCATTTCCCCTTCGGCAACTGTGAGCTGGGCCTGCACCCGGCTCAGCTCCGCCTGCACGGACTCCAGGGTGGCACCCTGCCTCTTCAGCTCCTCTGGGCACAGAAGAGTCAAAGGAGAAGGAGCCAGAATGAGCATGAGGGAAGGAGGGCACATGGACACCATGAGTGGAACGGAGCGAAGACGTCTCGTCTTTAAGATGAGAGATTATTTAGCAGTGTAATTTGCCGTCTGCATTTATAACCCATCCTAGCTACTTAGAAGGAGTGTACAGCCACACTGCAGTCCCCAACTCCAGTCCTAAGGCCAGTGAtttggtcaagggcaatggcaggaatATACctctaacctgcatgtcttttggtGTGGGAAGAGTTTACCCAAGTAAACCCAGGAAGACCATGCAAACTTCACGGAGAAAGGACCCGGCTGGCCAGGACTCAAACCCTGAACTtccttcttgcgaggcaacagtgctaaccacagAGCCACCGTGCAGCCCAGTTCTTGTGAAAAAACAGGAATTCAATCAAAAGCAACAACCATAAACAACCACAAGTGGGCAAGCTAAAATCAGAGGAAAGACACACTAAATCCAAAAAAAAGGAGCCCCTTTCAGTCCCTACAAACTTTCCCTGATCCTCACCTTCTTTTGACAGATAGAGCTCCTTGAATTTGGCCCGCTTTTGGTTAAACTCCATCTCCAGCTGCTGCTTGAACTTGGTGAAATCCTGTTCGGACGTCGGTGCGGACTGCTGCAGTCCCCctgctggggagggagagaacaacaTCAAAAAGTGCCCCTCCGCTCCAAgccacccctcccaccaccaacAGCCAGTCATCATTACCGGCCTCAAAGACTGCCTTTTGTCCCTTCCCCCAGGCGACTGTAGGAAAATCTGCCGAGGCAAGACGGTCTGAATAATGAATGACCCGACTTTGCCCAGATAAACAGAAGGGTAGATGGCAGGGATTGAAGTCTTGTTTACTTCAGAGCAGAAAGACAACTGCGCCTTTTGGGTTTGATTAATAAATCGCTGACGGCACAGATTTATCATGAGATCTTATCcacactgtttttcttcctgtggCTGACTACTCCTGAAAACATTATCAATCATTCCAACTTACCCCAGGAGACTTCATCTCCAGATCGCATAAATCAAGGGCTCTATAATCTGCAGATTAGCAGAATGCTAATTGGTCTGCTTCACTTCTTGAAAATGCAGAGGATTTGAAAGCCAGCGCGGTTGAACGGAACTGTTAGGCACGCTTTAATGCCAGTCACAAGTAGCAAATACCTCTATGCTTTGCCCCATTGCTGGCCACGCTACCATACATTCATTTATAGTCGTTTGTAACTGGAATTTCACATCTAGCCTTCCGTCACGGACGTAGGCTATATCAAAGAATCAAAGGTGATAATAAAgaagaccaaaataaaaattgtcTGTGAATGTGCAGATCTAATATACCAGGGATTAGACTCATTTTTAGTGAGGGGAGTCCAAAAGCCATTAATGGTGAGACGCTGTCAAAACACCGTCTTAAAATCatgaatgtatatttattcGTGGAGTTAACAGAGTGTACGTCCTCGGTCTTTCAACCGTCTGCCTGATGGACTGCACGTAGTcacttcatttacatttttttctcatttgatgGTGTGCCACAGAAGAAAATATGCGACTCATAAAACAAACCAAAGTCAAAACCATATTTTTCACAGAATCAATGTGATACATTGAAGCAGCACGTACTTCATCTTGCTTCATAATTCTCTTTAGGCAAGAAACATTTTTGTCCAGGCTATTTCTCGCTTCTTTTGTTAACATCAATCTCCTTTGTTTACATGCATATCCAATATGTTGTGTGGGCGGAAAGCTTCTTAATGAGCATGTGCATAACTACAGTACCACATTTTATCTCAAAATGGATTTGAGGGGATCAAGATTTTAGCAAAATCAtgatacattttttctaaatttgtcCATAGAACCTTTTGTCCACTGTAATAGTGAGGTGTCAATGTGTGCATCATTGCAACATTTCCATTGGACATTAAAGATCCTCCTAAGACTCAACAATTaattttgtcccctgtaggggacatcgGTCTCTGGTCTTATTCCTagaagaaacatatttttttacaatgctgcaacctacactacaagggacattcaataaaaattatttttgaaaatacgTTCACTGcggtttttgtcatccaagacaatTGTATgtgaaaaaacactttttgctgGATTACAGGAGGAtatttaggctatattttaaaaagtctgtaaATAATAGgctatgtgagcgtgtgcaggaTGAGATGGGATGGGTACACTGGTGGGACCCTGGGCAGGCAGGACATGGACAACATCCTCAAAAGCCATAATCAGCCTGAGAGCCACACTTAAGCAGTGTAATGAACCCAATACTTACAACTCCTCTGTGTATGCTTTCCTTATTTAAGACCAGAAACTAGCATGCTAGGCCATTTCATTCATTACTGTGCCTGGGGAAACATTCGCCATAATGGTTTTACATTTCGTCCTTATATATAATCATGAGCTCGacagtcattttaattaaaagaaattacTGTGTGAGAAAAAAGTAATGCTTGCATAAGCATGAAACTCAAGGAGGGGGGACAATTGACTATGATGGCATGATTGAACACCTTCTAAGAAGCAGAAGACACGCCATCATGAGCAGAAAAGTGCAGGTTTCCCCTGAACGGAAACCCCCGCTTCTCAAGTTCCTCataattaaggaaaacagtAGATGAGCTCCTCTTCAGGGCTCTACAACCAGCGAGCCTAATCCAGCGCTGGCATTCAGCCTAGAAGATACAGACCTATAGGACAGAGACAGCAGACACAGGACGGTGTATTAAATTCCTTTTGATCTGCTGTTGCTGAAAGAAGGCATTACCGAGCCTGAAAAGCTTATCAGTTCATTGGTGTCAATTTTGAAGATCTCCCCATTGGTCACTTAGACCAATCGTTGCTCTCAGAGCTCTAGAAACCCATATCACtgcattacagtacaggcatttagcagacgctcttttccAGAACAACTTACATAACTTTTACACATCAGCACCATTCACCAACATTCTCCCCAAAGAATGCAAGAGAGCAGTGTGCCCCTCTGTTCCCTCGCCTGGGCCACTGCGTAACAACAGTAGCCCGTGCCACCTGAATGCTGTTGCCGTGCTACCGACGCTCAGGAGAGAGACGCGGCTTCTGATGAACCGCAGAAGCAGCAACGGGCTTCACCGCTTACTTTGTCAAAGCTGGAAAAAATTCCCCTTTCCTTCAGTATGGGGCTTTTGGTTCGGCACATGCTGCAAACCGAACAATTAGTCTTGCCTTAATGTCCGCGTGGAACTTTTCTATGTGAATAAAAACTCCAAGTTCCCTTGATGACTAGATGCTAGTTAATGTGCCTAATTGTGTTCAGCGAGAATTTATGACCAGTTAGCCGCAGTTTTCCTAGTAAATGAAAAGATCAATTTTAGATCATATGCCGAACTCAAAATGTACCGAACCGTGAAGTCAAAACCAAAGTATCGAAGATTTAGTTAAACCCCCCCTAGATACCCATTAAGCCCAGTCTGGacttttcacatattttatatttcttcaaCAGGTTTTTAAGTTTATAAATTAAGTCATAAACCTTGAAGGGAAAATTAATCTTCCActttcaatatttaatatgtatCTTCTTTCGGagtttattttcacaaatacattcatttttgcagTGCTTTTTATTGTCTGTCCAGAGAAAACATCAGCCTAAATCATTTCTGGTTCTTAACCTGAaaggttttttgtgtgtggttttaatGCCCCAGAATCCAGACAATGACTTTTAAAACGGTagtatgaaaatgcaaatgcatcacTCATCCagctaaggcactgttctagtgtgtggacaTGCTACGCGGCCTGGTCCTGACAGTGCCAGTGCTCATAGTGGTCAGCAGCCCGGCAGGCCAAAGCACGGTTTTTCTTAGGCGCAGGGGCAggcaattctggtcctggagggccagtgtgtatgcatgtttttgtttccaccaatcaccctagctaaatgagctaattggcgaTACACACCAACGCTGGTTCACTCAttgattagatcacagtaaaatgttttgtattggGACACAAGACTAGTcttcggctgtcattcatgtgcttatcaagaaatgtagctaaaatgccAAATGGTCTAGATGTTATGGCTAATTAAGTCATTCAGGCCACAAGCTGgtatgaaaaccagaaacaataTGACCCTccttgcccacccctgccctagCATCACCCAGCGTTTCACTCCCCCTGGATAAGAGGGtctcatcacacaccagcaACTCCCACTGGTTGACTGGGCACCCAACGTCAACTTAcgaagaaaaaatgtaacacGCTTTATTTGTAtgacaaaacatttcaacatgCTTCCTTTATTATTAGGCAAACAGCATGAGTCTAGACCAGTGGCTTTTACCTCTGGTCCAGGAGCAGCCCtgtgcagacctgccaaccttaggaaaatattttgagtaccacaatagtcagtgtaacgcttagtttgcatgctttcgcaccacttcgctttgcacgcacacacaagcctttcttcataattctagttttgactgttgaagtgatcaggcaaaatcaGATTCtgaaatatcacttgcactgcactgggctatattatgatatacttgcaagtcaaaagtttgagtacacctgcttaaaacaattttttcatgattaatatttcattatatgatatgtgtgcttatacaaactgataaccataagtgaattgcattcaattatttaataaaaatggaaataatttattttgtatattgtaacatgttttaattttcaagtatttacagaaacttacgttgtaatgttaaaaaaaaaaaaaaaaacttgttgcgatgtaaaacactgtcaattatgaataaaaccaagtttctgttcatgatttccatttttatttaataattaaataattgaatcagcttatataggcacacatcatataggcctaatgaaaaaaaaaaagtattcaattgaaaaattatctaggaatgtaagCTTTTGcaactagaggtttagctaaattattacctggAGCTCCTTAGTGGCTAATGCAAAATCATAATAGAGCTTGTAAGTGTaaacgtcaccaagccactcccctcgttttcccgcaaatttgtcaatgggaaaatgaatggggcaattttcaataagcgatatttttagttacaagtcGGGAACCAATTAGCTATTGGTCTGCGGTACTCATGACATAtatgactcatgaaatataatatcagcagcacaACTGACCCATGAGAAGTACAAGGTACAACGTTGTGTACGTTTAGTACGCTTAGGAACTACACATACCGGTACTGTGCTCACGACGCAGGCTTATATCGCCACGGCTCAGCTGGAACATGCTTGCGCCCTTCTACTTCTAGTGTCACTTTGATAtcgtatttcaatttaaaattactgtaaataacagatttgttactattaagttatattgtttatttcacatcataattgtacggtcgtgatgacaacaggatttcctttcagggatctataaagtacaaccatagaccgtataaaagagTAGC is a window of Anguilla rostrata isolate EN2019 chromosome 9, ASM1855537v3, whole genome shotgun sequence DNA encoding:
- the rabep1 gene encoding rab GTPase-binding effector protein 1 isoform X1 produces the protein MAEQASGSALPPQHDAGGLQQSAPTSEQDFTKFKQQLEMEFNQKRAKFKELYLSKEEELKRQGATLESVQAELSRVQAQLTVAEGEMENIKAVATVSESTKQEAIDQVKRQWQEEVASLQAIMKDTVREYEVQFHQRLEQERAQWAQYREAVEREMAELRRRLSEGQEEENLENDMKKAQEDAEKLRSVVMPMEHEIAALKSKLTVAEDRVKELEASKVKELNHVLEAEKSCRTDLEMYVAVLNTQKSVLQEDAEKLRKELHEVCHLLELERQQHNQLKHTWQRANDQFLESQRLLMRDMQRIESVLSSEQLRQVEEVKKRDQEDDEKQRISQAKELKEEDSTEQAEPAEDSLLGLSTDEAHTNHSMHSSLHSLDADPTGGPEGADLYKDGLRRVQSTDSLGSSGGLQQPRGLGYNHKAKSASNLDESDFGPLVGADCGGAESLDSASVSSIPLSTGHFLLTKDQEKAIKAMTPEQEETASLLSSISQAPDSAYLPPSGYRLVSECEWNLLQQEVKNAGRKLGRRCDMCSNYEKQLQVIQGQEAETRDQVKKLQVMLRQANDQLERTITEKQELEDSVKQTSEETTAKVTTLMQKVQESETLLSTLQQAFSQAKRSTQEQMAVLMQSREQVADELSRLQRDNESLQGKHRLHLSLQQQEDFQMPSSVQELQALVLAYREDVVAVRTAADHLEEKLKAEILFLKEQIQAEQCLKENLEDTLQLEIEGCKEEIASFSSLKTELERVKTEKEQLERSLSEKTQALDSLQGLKTSLEEQLKEATAAKASLESQAFDEKDKAQRLQTELDVSEQVQRDFVKLSQTLQVQLERIRQADSLDRIRAILNDTNLTDISQLPET
- the rabep1 gene encoding rab GTPase-binding effector protein 1 isoform X3, encoding MAEQASGSALPPQHDAGGLQQSAPTSEQDFTKFKQQLEMEFNQKRAKFKELYLSKEEELKRQGATLESVQAELSRVQAQLTVAEGEMENIKAVATVSESTKQEAIDQVKRQWQEEVASLQAIMKDTVREYEVQFHQRLEQERAQWAQYREAVEREMAELRRRLSEGQEEENLENDMKKAQEDAEKLRSVVMPMEHEIAALKSKLTVAEDRVKELEASKVKELNHVLEAEKSCRTDLEMYVAVLNTQKSVLQEDAEKLRKELHEVCHLLELERQQHNQLKHTWQRANDQFLESQRLLMRDMQRIESVLSSEQLRQVEEVKKRDQEDDEKQRISQAKELKEEDSTEQAEPAEDSLLGLSTDEAHTNHSMHSSLHSLDADPTGGPEGADLYKDGLRRVQSTDSLGSSGGLQQPRGLGYNHKAKSASNLDESDFGPLVGADCGGAESLDSASVSSIPLSTGHFLLTKDQEKAIKAMTPEQEETASLLSSISQAPDSAYLPPSGYRLVSECEWNLLQQEVKNAGRKLGRRCDMCSNYEKQLQVIQGQEAETRDQVKKLQVMLRQANDQLERTITEKQELEDSVKQTSEETTAKVTTLMQKVQESETLLSTLQQAFSQAKRSTQEQMAVLMQSREQVADELSRLQRDNESLQGKHRLHLSLQQQEDFQMPSSVQELQALVLAYREDVVAVRTAADHLEEKLKAEILFLKEQIQAEQCLKENLEDTLQLEIEGCKEEIDILEGMSHAV
- the rabep1 gene encoding rab GTPase-binding effector protein 1 isoform X2 translates to MAEQASGSALPPQHDGGLQQSAPTSEQDFTKFKQQLEMEFNQKRAKFKELYLSKEEELKRQGATLESVQAELSRVQAQLTVAEGEMENIKAVATVSESTKQEAIDQVKRQWQEEVASLQAIMKDTVREYEVQFHQRLEQERAQWAQYREAVEREMAELRRRLSEGQEEENLENDMKKAQEDAEKLRSVVMPMEHEIAALKSKLTVAEDRVKELEASKVKELNHVLEAEKSCRTDLEMYVAVLNTQKSVLQEDAEKLRKELHEVCHLLELERQQHNQLKHTWQRANDQFLESQRLLMRDMQRIESVLSSEQLRQVEEVKKRDQEDDEKQRISQAKELKEEDSTEQAEPAEDSLLGLSTDEAHTNHSMHSSLHSLDADPTGGPEGADLYKDGLRRVQSTDSLGSSGGLQQPRGLGYNHKAKSASNLDESDFGPLVGADCGGAESLDSASVSSIPLSTGHFLLTKDQEKAIKAMTPEQEETASLLSSISQAPDSAYLPPSGYRLVSECEWNLLQQEVKNAGRKLGRRCDMCSNYEKQLQVIQGQEAETRDQVKKLQVMLRQANDQLERTITEKQELEDSVKQTSEETTAKVTTLMQKVQESETLLSTLQQAFSQAKRSTQEQMAVLMQSREQVADELSRLQRDNESLQGKHRLHLSLQQQEDFQMPSSVQELQALVLAYREDVVAVRTAADHLEEKLKAEILFLKEQIQAEQCLKENLEDTLQLEIEGCKEEIASFSSLKTELERVKTEKEQLERSLSEKTQALDSLQGLKTSLEEQLKEATAAKASLESQAFDEKDKAQRLQTELDVSEQVQRDFVKLSQTLQVQLERIRQADSLDRIRAILNDTNLTDISQLPET